A section of the Actinomycetota bacterium genome encodes:
- a CDS encoding zincin-like metallopeptidase domain-containing protein — MKANDLFATITDQLVADIEAGAGSWRMPWHTLADAGTPTSVDGRPYRGMNALWLPMVSAANGWTSGVWATYRGWQRHGAQVRRGERGTHVILWKPTNQTAEKDASDEPGQPRRRLLARAYCVFAAEQADGTEPILERRADELDHRDTPERIDAADAFFAAVGARVVTGGNRACYEPGTDTIRLPDLAQFDHAAHFYATSAHEHVHWTGHPDRLDRDLTGRFGSDAYAAEELVAELGAAMWCAQAGISATTRADHAAYLAQWLRVLRADARALVTVAARAQAAVDHLTTLAGHPTEANADEEASEAA; from the coding sequence ATGAAGGCCAACGACCTGTTCGCCACGATCACCGACCAACTCGTCGCCGACATCGAAGCCGGCGCCGGCAGTTGGCGCATGCCCTGGCACACCCTCGCCGACGCCGGCACCCCGACCAGCGTCGACGGACGCCCCTACCGTGGCATGAACGCCCTGTGGCTGCCGATGGTGTCGGCTGCCAACGGCTGGACCTCCGGCGTGTGGGCCACGTACCGCGGCTGGCAACGACACGGCGCCCAGGTCCGCCGAGGCGAGCGCGGCACCCACGTCATCCTGTGGAAGCCCACCAACCAGACCGCCGAGAAGGACGCCTCCGACGAACCCGGACAGCCCCGCCGCCGGCTCCTGGCAAGGGCCTACTGCGTGTTCGCCGCTGAACAAGCCGACGGCACCGAGCCCATCCTCGAGCGCCGCGCCGACGAGCTTGACCACCGGGACACACCCGAGCGCATCGACGCGGCCGACGCGTTCTTCGCCGCCGTCGGCGCCCGCGTCGTCACCGGCGGCAACCGCGCGTGCTACGAGCCCGGCACCGACACCATCCGGCTGCCCGACCTCGCCCAGTTCGACCACGCCGCCCACTTCTACGCGACCAGCGCCCACGAACACGTCCACTGGACCGGCCACCCCGACCGGCTCGACCGCGACCTGACCGGCCGGTTCGGCTCCGACGCCTACGCCGCCGAGGAGCTCGTCGCCGAGCTCGGCGCCGCCATGTGGTGCGCGCAGGCGGGCATCAGCGCCACCACCCGAGCAGACCACGCCGCCTACCTCGCCCAGTGGCTCCGCGTCCTACGTGCCGACGCCCGAGCCCTCGTCACCGTCGCCGCCCGAGCCCAAGCCGCCGTCGACCACCTCACCACCCTCGCCGGCCACCCCACCGAGGCCAACGCCGACGAGGAGGCCAGCGAGGCCGCCTGA